From Glycine max cultivar Williams 82 chromosome 11, Glycine_max_v4.0, whole genome shotgun sequence, the proteins below share one genomic window:
- the LOC100815915 gene encoding signal peptide peptidase-like 2 has protein sequence MASEKISSILLFSAVILLVRDAPSAIAGDIVHDDDSTPKKPGCENQFVLVKVQTWVNGVEDVEFVGVGARFGRAIVSKEKNAKHTRLILSDPRDCCIPPKNKIVGDVIMVDRGNCTFTKKANIAQNANASAILIINNQKELYKMVCEPDETDLNIHIPAVMLPLDAGTRLEKMLTTTSSVSVQLYSPFRPAVDIAEVFLWMMAVLTILCASYWSAWTTREAAIEQDKLLKDASDEIPNTKYASVSGVVNMNVKAAVLFVVFASCFLFMLYKLMSSWFIDVLVVLFCIGGIEGLQTCLVALLSRWFKHAGESYIKVPFLGAISYLTLAVSPFCITFAVLWAVYRNVSFAWIGQDILGIALIITVLQIVHVPNLKVGTVLLGCAFIYDIFWVFVSKKFFKESVMIVVARGDRSGEDGIPMLLKFPRIFDPWGGYSIIGFGDILLPGMLVAFSLRYDWLANKSLRSGYFLWAMVAYGFGLLITYVALNLMDGHGQPALLYIVPFTLGTLMTLGRKRGDLRVLWTSGEPETPCPHIRLQHSGELSLE, from the exons ATGGCTTCGGAGAAGATTTCCTCGATTCTCTTGTTTTCTGCTGTAATTTTGCTTGTCCGTGATGCTCCTTCTGCCATAGCTGGGGACATAGTTCACGACGACGATTCAACTCCCAAAAAGCCCGGTTGCGAGAACCAGTTCGTTCTG GTAAAAGTGCAAACTTGGGTCAATGGTGTCGAGGATGTTGAATTTGTTGGTGTGGGTGCCAGATTTGGCAGAGCTATTGTGTCCAAAGAGAAAAATGCAAAGCACACGCGCCTTATTCTTTCAGATCCTCGGGATTGTTGTATTCCGCCAAAGAATAAG ATTGTGGGAGATGTCATCATGGTGGATCGAGGCAACTGCACATTCACAAAAAAAGCAAATATTGCACAGAATGCTAATGCTTCGGCCATCCTCATCATAAATAACCAAAAAG AACTGTACAAGATGGTTTGCGAACCTGATGAAACTGATTTGAACATACACATACCTGCTGTCATGCTTCCATTAGATGCAGGTACAAGGCTGGAAAAAATGCTGACGACTACTTCATCTG TGTCTGTGCAGCTGTACTCACCATTTCGACCAGCTGTTGACATAGCAGAAGTATTTCTTTGGATGATGGCAGTTCTTACAATATTGTGTGCATCATATTGGTCAGCTTGGACAACCCGAGAAGCAGCTATTGAACAGGATAAGCTACTAAAG gaTGCTTCAGATGAAATCCCAAACACTAAATATGCTAGTGTTAGCGGAGTTGTAAACATGAATGTGAAAGCTGCAGTGCTTTTTGTTGTATTTGCTTCATGTTTCCTGTTTATGCTTTACAAATTGATGTCGTCGTGGTTCATTGATGTCTTGGTTGTTCTCTTCTGTATTGGTGGTATTGAG GGCTTGCAAACATGCTTGGTTGCTCTTTTGTCCAG GTGGTTCAAGCATGCTGGAGAGTCATACATCAAAGTACCTTTCTTAGGAGCCATTTCATACCTGACTTTGGCTGTTTCTCCATTCTGTATAACATTTGCCGTTCTCTGGGCAGTTTATCGCAACGTATCCTTTGCCTGGATTGGTCAAGATATACTT GGAATTGCACTGATAATCACAGTTCTACAGATTGTACATGTACCAAATCTCAAG GTTGGTACAGTACTTCTCGGCTGTGCCTTCATTTACGACATCTTTTGGGTGTTTGTCTCAAAGAAGTTTTTCAAGGAAAGTGTCATGATTGTG GTAGCCCGAGGTGATCGAAGTGGAGAAGATGGAATTCCCATGTTACTGAAGTTCCCTCGTATTTTTGATCCATGGGGTGGTTACAGCATCATAGGTTTTGGAGACATCCTTTTACCAGGAATGCTGGTGGCATTCTCACTCAG GTACGATTGGCTGGCAAATAAGAGCCTTAGAAGTGGATATTTCTTGTGGGCAATGGTTGCATATGGCTTTG GCCTTTTAATTACGTACGTGGCACTAAACTTGATGGACGGGCATGGCCAACCGGCACTACTATACATCGTTCCATTTACCCTTG GGACCCTGATGACATTGGGGCGGAAGCGAGGAGATTTGAGGGTTTTGTGGACAAGTGGAGAACCTGAAACACCCTGCCCACATATAAGACTCCAACACAGTGGAGAATTAAGCCTTGAATGA
- the LOC112998369 gene encoding uncharacterized protein, with amino-acid sequence MGQELEFDLNDKSCVGLSPDTVLPPHQYCLNVKKRCKNGKPTGKDEFLQLKENFADINFGRFRSTSPKSLPCRSHGLEGNIEMTQGSKYPSSEQVINIKKMGTMRGRKKIEISSRSSDASFSGSVVDSLCGSDDENLSDSPSPSVSGSWTSIENNTSNGYIEFCINSDVWDEKYGAVEGIGSTEIRSEKVSGSPIDGNFHPKKETVHGLQKPLSSMVEISHMQSPSESDCSPRSSPKVSLTSIRKRLNSFTKSKSLTSPVSCVLETTVVKLTDTRNGTRNRTYQRSLLNDFFNTAKHSDIISDFINRDIQFSGLSCSPVHLHGNLKLKNKQGLPFFEFKVKCPEDVFVAKTWKSGNAFNWVYTFHSMDNRKKSTASDLGSHYCDEDSSMVAQMLVSSNSCSKLEGGVFDNSIVTQFVLYDLTHSSKHVSPEKKCYSEQHCSKTLKASHGGMKGETFRPDEETLSTKNKLLSGNADFDNSNSYPLSSTELHSNPEMAAIVLQIPFRKRESLKYKRRDRINAEAHSKLGDLSSGVDQSRKSLHDRKVLEQVKVVLPTGSHGLPSAESQGPSSLLDRWKHGGGCDCGGWDMACPLILLGNPSIQFAEDRTLMEGYQTLELFTQGAKERTPTFGMTMVEEGQYAVDFHANLSPLQAFSICVAILHGNSTFSGAGQEKNQQISRCNSLKMLLEEEVELFINSVTKEGNKNSLKGGGTRFIREFLDPTC; translated from the exons GTACTTCACCAAAGAGCCTTCCCTGTAGATCTCATGGACTGGAAGGTAACATAGAAATGACGCAAGGTTCCAAGTATCCGAGTTCAGAGCAagttataaatataaagaaaatgggCACCATGaggggaaggaaaaaaatagaaatctcATCTAGGAGTAGTGATGCCTCTTTTTCAGGTAGTGTTGTTGATTCTCTGTGTGGTTCAGATGATGAAAATCTGAGTGACTCACCATCTCCATCTGTTTCTGGTTCCTGGACTAGTATAGAGAACAACACTTCAAATGGCTATATTGAATTTTGCATAAATTCAGATGTTTGGGATGAAAAATATGGTGCAGTAGAAGGGATTGGTTCTACAGAAATCAGAAGTGAGAAGGTTTCTGGTTCACCAATTGATGGTAATTTTCATCCTAAAAAAGAGACAGTTCATGGATTACAAAAGCCACTCTCTTCTATGGTTGAAATCTCTCACATGCAATCTCCATCAGAGAGTGACTGCTcaccaagatcaagtccaaaaGTCTCACTCACCTCCATCAGGAAAAGGTTAAATTCATTTACAAAGTCAAAATCTTTGACAAGCCCAGTGAGTTGTGTTCTGGAAACTACTGTGGTAAAATTAACTGACACTAGAAATGGTACAAGAAACAGGACTTATCAGAGATCTTTGCTGAATGACTTCTTTAACACAGCAAAGCATTCTGACATTATTTCTGATTTTATCAATAGAGATATCCAGTTTTCAGGTCTATCATGTTCTCCTGTTCATCTTCATGGCAATCTCAAGTTGAAAAACAAACAAGGACTTCCATTTTTTGAGTTTAAGGTAAAGTGCCCTGAAGATGTCTTTGTGGCCAAGACATGGAAATCAGGCAATGCTTTCAATTGGGTATATACCTTTCATTCAATGGATAATAGAAAGAAAAGTACTGCCTCTGACTTGGGATCCCATTATTGTGACGAAGACTCATCAATGGTAGCACAGATGCTGGTTTCCTCTAATTCATGCTCGAAATTAGAAGGTGGAGTGTTTGACAACTCTATTGTAACACAATTTGTGTTGTATGATCTTACACACTCAAGCAAACACGTTTCTCCTGAAAAAAAGTGTTACAGCGAGCAGCATTGTTCTAAAACTCTAAAAGCTTCTCATGGAGGAATGAAGGGAGAAACTTTCAGGCCAGATGAAGAGACTTTGTCCACTAAAAACAAGCTTCTATCAGGCAATGCAGATTTTGATAATTCAAATTCCTATCCTTTGTCATCCACAGAATTGCATTCAAACCCTGAAATGGCTGCCATTGTTTTGCAAATTCCATTTCGCAAGAGAGAAAGCTTGAAATACAAAAGAAGGGATAGAATAAATGCTGAAGCGCATTCAAAATTAGGTGATCTCTCTTCAGGTGTAGATCAGAGTAGAAAGAGCCTTCATGATAGGAAAGTCCTAGAACAGGTGAAGGTGGTGCTACCAACCGGGAGCCATGGTTTGCCAAGTGCTGAAAGCCAGGGTCCCTCATCCTTACTTGATAGATGGAAACATGGTGGAGGTTGTGATTGTGGCGGCTGGGACATGGCTTGTCCCCTTATTCTTTTAGGCAATCCTAGCATTCAATTTGCTGAAGATCGCACTCTTATGGAGGGATATCAGACACTGGAACTTTTCACTCAG GGAGCCAAAGAGAGAACTCCTACCTTTGGCATGACGATGGTTGAAGAGGGGCAATATGCAGTTGATTTCCATGCAAACCTATCCCCGTTACAAGCTTTCTCCATTTGTGTTGCTATTTTGCATGGCAACTCCACCTTCAGTGGGGCGGGGCAGGAGAAAAACCAACAGATATCTCGATGCAATTCATTGAAAATGCTTCTTGAGGAGGAGGTAGAATTATTTATCAACTCAGTCACAAAAGAAGGGAATAAGAACTCGTTAAAAGGAGGAGGTACAAGATTCATAAGGGAATTCCTCGACCCTACGTGCTAA